DNA sequence from the Neomonachus schauinslandi chromosome 16, ASM220157v2, whole genome shotgun sequence genome:
CTGGCTGGGCCTAAGGCTGGGCCCCGGGCCCGTCATAGAGCAGGGTGTCCAGCTGTGCACGCTGCAGCCACAGGCGCCGCTGGCCCTCACTGAGCAGCGGGCGAAGCGCGTGGCCGGCTCggcaggtgggcagggcagcACAGTGGGGCGCGTGCAGCTGGTGACAGGTATCACAGCAGAGGGCGGGCAGGGCCCCAGGAGCTAGGCAGCTGTGCGCCTGGTAGCCGGGGGTCTGGGGGCCGGCCTGCCCGGGgctccctggggctctgggggcagCCGCGTCTCCTGGCTGACTCAGCAGCTCTCTTCGCAGGGCCAGGAAGGAGAAGGCTGTGGGCTCGCGCTCCCGCTCCTCCTCCAAGGCCCCATAGGGTGGGCTGCTGGCCTGCGGCAGCACCTCAGCCTCCTCTAGGGGCTCCCAGGCTGCGCCCCTGGCCCCCCACAGCTTGGCGCTCTGTTCCCAGAGCAGCGGTCTGCAGGCCAGCTCTGGGGGCGGGGAGTCGGGGCCTGGCGAGGGCTCACCGTACAGGCTGGCCTCCTCCGAGCCCTCATCCTCCTGCAGGTCCCGGTAGAGGTCCAGCGGGGTCTGGTAGACTGTTGGGGAGCCCCGGGGGGGGCAGAGGCGGCGGCTCCTCTTCCCGGGCCAGCCGCTGCTGCAGCCAGGCCACGCAGGAGGCCACGTCTGCACTGGCCCGCCGAGCCTGCAGCAGCTCCTCGGCTGGCAGCACACTAGTGCCCAGCTGCGCCAGCACCTCGCCCAGGATTTCACACTCCAGCCGGAGGGCGAAGCAGCCCAGGGCCACTTGCACCAGTTGGCAGGCGGGTGGCGGGGCAGCCATCATGAGGCGGTGGTTGTCCCTGGGCACATAACCCATCTTCTGGAAGCTCTGGAGGAGGAGGTCCTCCGAGAGGGCGCCCTTCAGCACGTGCACATAGCCCCCTGAAAAGGTCTGCAGAGGAGGGTCCTGGTCAGCAGCAGCCTGACCCACGCTCGAGCTCCTCCTGGCCCTGGCCTCCCCCCGGAACCAGGCCATGCTGGCACTCCCTTCAGAGGGGCTGCTCAGCCACACGCTCCGACCCACCCCAGCACACCCATCTCCATGGCTGGGGCAGAACAAAATAAAGAGCCCCTACGCCAGGTAATCGCACTTCGTGGCAGcagcgtggctcagtcagttgcgcTCAGGTCCCAGATgggagtcccacgtcgggctccctgctcggcggggagtctgcttctgtctcccctccccacccccctcctgctctctctctcgctcgctctctcaaataagatcttaaaaaaagaaatctcacttGCCTTGGGGTCTCCACCTCCTGTCCCCCCTGGGGCTGAGATTGGATCACGCAAACACAAACGGGTGCTTATCTGCTCTCCAGACAGGCTGTTCTGAACTCCACCTTCCCACGTCCTGTTCTGGAGAGCTTTCCCCATTGGGACAGAGGCTTAGCCATTCATTTTTTCCAACTGTGTAGCGTTCCACCACATAGATGAAACATCCGTATTTTTCGGAGGCTCTAATGTGCATCTGGGCTGAGAGCCCAGGAGTGCTAGATGGGAAAGTGCTTTCTAGGCTGCAGTCCTGTGAGGAACTGGAAGGGCTTCAGGATGATGGTGCTGTGTCTCTCCCAGTTCTAAAATCCCAGAGCCCCGGGATCTGTCAGCATCCCTCCCGCAGACGGAGCGCTGCCATGGGCGGGCACTGTACTCAGGGTTTTGCCTTCAGCCCTCACAACAGACCTTGGACTGCACTATTCTTGGGTGTGTTCCACCGATGAGGACATGGGTTCAGAGAGATTAGGTAACTTGCACAAAGCCACACAGCCAAGAGGAAGCAGAACCAGATCCCAACCAGGTCTGCCCAACACTGAAGCTCAGGAGCACCTCAAGGGCAGGCCTGTCCGCTCCGTTCTTGGCTTCCCACGGGGCTGGCGCTTGAGGGTGCCTCCCGCCCTGTTCTCTGAATTAAAATGTCCTAGAACTTCTGACCAGCAGGTGTCCCCATGAAGCAATAGGCTCCAGAGCTCAcctcttgagagagagagggagtggaggagggtggggtgagagagagggagaggaaaagggggggggggggggggagagagagagagagagagagagagagaggctgctgCTGCCATGGCAACCAGTGGAGGTGGACTCGCCCACGTGCCCAATGACATCAGCACCTTCCTACTCTTCCAAATTAGCTTTGAGGGCCAAGTATGCCTGCCCCCTCCTGCAGGCCAGCAGCTCACCCACAGGGGTGATCAGTGCAGACCCCAGAGTATGCAGGGCCTCCAGCCCCTACCTACTTCACAGGGGATACACCCACGCAACGTCCTCTTCTATAAATGGGGTCATGCAAGGATTAGGATGACCATGGAACCTCAAGTCCCTCCCAGGCACCTGTCCTAGGATTTCTGTGCTACCTGGGCTGTGAGGCCACTTTGGGGGAGGGCACTGATTCAAGCTTTGAGGAGCAAGGATCTCCCCAGGAGGCAGGCACCCAGGGTGGGTGGCCTCTGCCCAC
Encoded proteins:
- the SPATA2L gene encoding LOW QUALITY PROTEIN: spermatogenesis-associated protein 2-like protein (The sequence of the model RefSeq protein was modified relative to this genomic sequence to represent the inferred CDS: deleted 1 base in 1 codon); translation: MGSSSLSEDYRLCLERELRRGRAGVCGDPSLRAVLWQILVEDFDLHGALQDDALALLTDGLWGRADLAPALRGLARAFELLELAAVHLYLLPWRKEFTTIKTFSGGYVHVLKGALSEDLLLQSFQKMGYVPRDNHRLMMAAPPPACQLVQVALGCFALRLECEILGEVLAQLGTSVLPAEELLQARRASADVASCVAWLQQRLAREEEPPPLPPRGSPTVYQTPLDLYRDLQEDEGSEEASLYGEPSPGPDSPPPELACRPLLWEQSAKLWGARGAAWEPLEEAEVLPQASSPPYGALEEEREREPTAFSFLALRRELLSQPGDAAAPRAPGSPGQAGPQTPGYQAHSCLAPGALPALCCDTCHQLHAPHCAALPTCRAGHALRPLLSEGQRRLWLQRAQLDTLLYDGPGAQP